One Asterias rubens chromosome 1, eAstRub1.3, whole genome shotgun sequence genomic region harbors:
- the LOC117294930 gene encoding homeobox protein MSH-B-like → MRRQSMALLSSGYPAAAFQSGLPCSGLLSIGVPSATGQMPYPNLSMMRVPPHIAVGFSMANLSAAYFQNSQRPDSDFPTLVNHQSPLHHSTTHPALRAVPSVKRKGVTNFSIAGILGRDEDTHSTESCAHDSPSKPTSFEPEALPVRVVDGHDSKVHVKTESLSSPKVEDDESDNPLARFSWLQCTRYKPPRLPRAKRKDGAKKRKLGRNPRVPFSPSQVATLEQKFRCTHYLSSIDVAELSAALNLSENRVKIWFQNRRARERRDKEAATKDIPTSPPGATLLKPCGSPAPATGPSTLIGVGHPGLSPSPVDGCVSAFTPLTYPFTR, encoded by the exons ATGAGGAGGCAGAGCATGGCTCTGCTCAGTTCGGGCTACCCGGCGGCCGCTTTTCAGAGTGGACTCCCATGTAGCGGGTTGCTCTCGATCGGCGTGCCGTCCGCTACGGGGCAGATGCCTTACCCTAACCTCTCCATGATGAGGGTTCCCCCCCACATTGCCGTCGGCTTCTCCATGGCTAACCTCTCGGCAGCTTACTTCCAAAACTCCCAGAGACCGGACTCTGACTTCCCTACCCTGGTCAACCATCAGTCTCCCCTGCATCACAGCACGACCCATCCGGCGCTCAGGGCCGTCCCTTCAGTTAAACGCAAGGGCGTTACAAACTTCTCAATTGCCGGTATTTTGGGCAGGGACGAGGACACACATAGTACCGAGAGTTGCGCCCACGACAGCCCGTCCAAACCCACCTCCTTTGAGCCAGAAGCTTTGCCCGTACGCGTAGTAGATGGACATGACTCTAAAGTTCATGTGAAAACTGAAAGCCTAAGTTCGCCTAAAGTCGAAGATGATGAAAGTGACAATCCTCTTGCCAGGTTTTCTTGGTTGCAATGTACGAGATATAAACCTCCACGTCTACCGA GAGCCAAGAGGAAAGACGGAGCTAAGAAGCGAAAGCTTGGCCGTAACCCACGGGTGCCATTCTCCCCGTCCCAGGTCGCTACACTGGAGCAGAAGTTTCGATGTACGCATTATCTGAGTAGCATTGATGTCGCTGAACTCTCTGCCGCTCTCAACCTCTCAGAGAACAGG GTCAAAATCTGGTTTCAGAATCGGCGAGCCCGTGAGCGTCGTGACAAGGAAGCGGCCACGAAAGACATCCCTACCTCACCACCGGGTGCGACTCTCTTGAAGCCCTGTGGCTCCCCGGCACCAGCCACCGGGCCGTCCACGCTGATCGGCGTGGGACATCCCGGGCTTTCTCCCTCGCCAGTGGATGGCTGTGTCTCGGCCTTCACCCCTCTTACGTACCCATTCACCCGTTAG